The Lycium barbarum isolate Lr01 chromosome 12, ASM1917538v2, whole genome shotgun sequence genome includes a region encoding these proteins:
- the LOC132623559 gene encoding geraniol 8-hydroxylase-like, translating to MDYVNICLGLLFAWFLMRGLISLRRTKRLAPGPFSLPIIGNLHFLGDKPHISLAQLAKTHGPIVNLKLGQINTVVISSSVLAKEVMQKQDLAFSSRCVPDVLHAGNHHDFSVIWLPINSHWRTLRKIMNSHIFSGNKLDANEHLRTKKIQELIDYCHNSSKVGEAVNIGRATFRTSLNLLSNTLFSKDLTDPFSDSAKEFKELVCNVMVEIGKPNLVDYFPFLKKIDPQGIRRRMTDYLTKVLDLMSGLVDERLNERKLGNHANVDVLDVLLNISQHRPEEIDRNQMEQLFVDLIVAGTDTTSNTLEWAMAELLKNRHTLEKAQEELAQVIGRGKLINEADVAKLPYLRCIVKETFRIHPQVPLLIPRKAEEDVDFCGYTIPKDTQVLVNVWAIGRDSNLWEHHLDFKPERFWESEIDVRGQDFELIPFGAGRRICPGLPLAIRMFPVALGSLLNAFNWKLHGGIASKDLDMEETFGITLAKAQPLLAIPIPI from the exons atgGACTATGTGAACATTTGTCTAGGACTGTTATTCGCCTGGTTTTTGATGCGTGGACTCATTTCACTCAGAAGAACCAAAAGACTAGCACCAGGTCCATTCTCTTTGCCTATCATCGGAAATCTTCACTTTCTTGGTGACAAACCACACATATCACTTGCTCAACTCGCAAAAACTCATGGTCCAATTGTGAATCTCAAACTGGGGCAAATAAACACAGTGGTCATTTCCTCATCAGTGTTGGCAAAAGAAGTCATGCAAAAGCAAGATTTAGCCTTTTCCAGTAGGTGTGTTCCTGACGTTCTCCATGCCGGCAATCACCATGATTTCTCCGTTATATGGCTACCTATCAATTCTCACTGGAGAACACTTCGCAAGATTATGAACTCTCACATCTTCTCAG GTAACAAGCTTGACGCTAACGAGCATCTCAGAACTAAAAAGATTCAGGAGTTGATTGATTATTGCCACAACAGTAGCAAAGTTGGTGAAGCAGTGAATATCGGCAGAGCAACTTTCAGGACTTCATTGAATTTGCTGTCCAACACCCTTTTCTCCAAAGATTTGACTGACCCATTTTCAGATTCTGCAAAGGAATTTAAGGAATTAGTATGTAACGTCATGGTTGAAATTGGAAAACCCAATTTGGTGGACTATTTTCCCTTTCTTAAAAAGATTGATCCACAAGGTATTAGGCGACGCATGACTGATTATCTTACAAAGGTTCTTGACCTTATGAGTGGTTTGGTTGATGAGCGGCTAAATGAAAGGAAACTGGGAAACCATGCAAATGTTGATGTTTTAGATGTCCTTCTGAACATTAGCCAGCATCGCCCCGAAGAAATTGACAGGAATCAAATGGAGCAACTGTTTGTG GACTTGATTGTAGCAGGGACCGATACTACATCAAATACATTGGAGTGGGCAATGGCAGAATTACTCAAGAATCGACATACATTGGAAAAAGCACAAGAAGAACTTGCACAAGTAATTGGAAGAGGAAAACTAATAAATGAAGCTGATGTTGCAAAATTACCTTATTTGAGGTGCATCGTGAAAGAAACCTTTAGAATACACCCACAAGTTCCTTTATTAATTCCACGCAAAGCAGAGGAAGATGTTGATTTTTGTGGCTATACTATTCCAAAGGACACACAAGTCCTTGTGAACGTATGGGCAATTGGGCGCGACTCTAATCTATGGGAACACCATTTGGACTTTAAGCCAGAGAGGTTTTGGGAGTCAGAGATAGATGTTCGAGGTCAGGATTTTGAGCTAATTCCATTTGGTGCTGGTCGAAGAATTTGCCCTGGATTGCCTTTGGCAATCAGAATGTTTCCAGTAGCACTAGGTTCATTGCTAAATGCTTTTAATTGGAAGCTGCATGGTGGAATTGCATCTAAAGATTTGGACATGGAGGAAACGTTTGGTATTACCTTGGCAAAAGCTCAACCTTTGCTAGCTATCCCTATTCCAATATAG
- the LOC132624327 gene encoding uncharacterized protein LOC132624327, with amino-acid sequence MVNSVPSAWEKIRKKNEVSWFYHQMWTKKLQFKIAFILWRVWKQKLPMDDVLARMGISIVSICRYCSQPQQETLEHIFLAEDYATTVWKVFTDAADIQGPFVQAAPTIRLWQLWKRMNTVVHGGTMSKAKVLYDINMNLVQLAKLKYP; translated from the exons ATGGTAAATTCAGTTCCAAGTGCTTGGGAAAAGATCAGGAAAAAAAATGAGGTAAGCTGGTTTTATCATCAGATGTGGACTAAAAAGTTGCAGTTCAAGATTGCATTTATTTTGTGGAGAGTATGGAAACAGAAGCTGCCAATGGATGATGTTCTTGCAAGAATGGGGATATCCATAGTTTCTATTTGTAGGTATTGCTCACAACCACAACAAGAAACTTTGGAACATATATTcctggcagaagactatgcaacaACAGTGTGGAAAGTTTTTACAGATGCAGCTGATATTCAAGGACCTTTTGTGCAG GCAGCACCAACTATCAGACTATGGCAGCTTTGGAAGAGAATGAACACAGTAGTGCATGGGGGGACAATGTCCAAGGCTAAGGTACTCTATGATATCAACATGAATCTTGTGCAGTTGGCAAAACTGAAATATCCCTAG